The following is a genomic window from Halorubellus sp. JP-L1.
CGACGAGTACGGCGAGGACGGCGAGGTGGTCGTGGTGCCGTGCGAGGACGAGGTCGCCGCGTTCCGGAACTACTGCATGCACGAGACCGACCAGCGACTGGCGCGCGAGGGCATCGGCGCGGTCGTGCGGGACGGCGAGATGATCTGTCCCCGGCACGGGTCGACGTTCGACACGTGTTCGGGGGACTGCGACAACGGGAAGGCGGCCGGGATGACGCTCGCGGACGTGGACGTGACCGTCGAGGACGGCCAGGTGTACCTCGTGGACGACGACCTGACGTACCTCTACGAGGGCGCCGTGCAGGACGAGGACGACGACGATGGGATGCCGTCGTCGACGTCCCACATCAACCTCTGAGGGGAGTGGTTCCCGGGCGTCGCTGGACGTCCCTTCCTCGGCCGAGGCGCAAGTCGGTGTTACTGGCCAGTGTGACCAGTCAGTGTAACTCAAATCGTGCGGTCGCTCCGGATCAGTCCGCGCGGTCGGTCCCGGACTCCATCCCGGACTGCATGAACTGTGCGAGGATGCGGCCGATGCGGGAGTCTCCGGTCCACATCGCTTCCTCGTCGACGGGTTCGTCGTCTGTCTCGACGGCGAGGAGGACGGTGCTGTCGTCGACCATGAGCGCGCGACCCGCGAAGACGGCGGGGTTGTCCTCGGACATCACGACGACGCGGACCAGGTCGTCGGCGAACGCGTCGCGGACGCCGGGGTCGGCGGTGAGGACGGTGACGGCGCAGTCGGCAGCGGCCTCGCGGAGGGCGTCGGCGACGTCCGCGGAGAGGGAGGTCTGGACTGGGGCGACGAGGACGACGGCGAGTTCGGCTTCGCGGACGAGTGCCGCGATGCGGTCGTCGATGGGTTGCCGGCCGCGGAGCGTCGAGACGTCCTGGCCGGACCCGTGGTCGGTCTCGGTCGCGCGGATCCCTTCGAGGTTCTCGAACGCCCTGTCGTGCTCGCGCTCGATGCGTTCGGCGAGGATTCCGCGGGCGGTGTCGAGGGCGACTGGCCGGTACCGCTTGGGCGAGGACTCGACGACCTCGACGAGGCCGCGGTCGGCGAGTTCGTCGGCGGTCCCGTACACCTGCGAGCGCGGGACCTCGGACTGGTCGCTGACGGCCTGGGCGGTGCCGCCGCCGAGTTCGTGGAGGGCGACGAACACGCGCGCCTCGTAGTTCGGGAGGCCGAGCCGTTCGAGTGCCGTGACGGCGTCCTGTGCGCTCATGGTTCGTCCTGAATGGCGAGTTCGGCCGAGGTGGCAGCCTCGCCTGTCGTTCGCGTTGCTTCGGCGCGCGGTGGTATCAGTCCCGCGGTCCAACGACGACGTTTGTTGTAGGATTCTACAACACTTATTTCGATCGGGCCGTTACGTCGAGGCATGACGCTCCCGGAGCGGTACGCCGACCTCGTGACGACCTACAGCAAGACGGTGGTCGCGGTGATGCTCGTCGCGACGCTCGTCGTCGGCGCGGGCGCAGCGAACGTCGACGGCGGGCTCTCGATCACGAGCTTCGAGAGCGACTCCACGGAGGCCGAGAAGCTCGACTACGCCGAGGCGAACTTCGCGACCGACGGCGAGAACGCGACCGTCGTCCAGGTCGTCGTCCGCGGCGACGACGTCCTCTCGAAGGCGTCGCTGCTGTCGACGCTGCGCTTCCAGCGGTCGCTCCGCGAGGACCCCGACGTGAACCCGACGCTCCGGGAACGCCAGCCGGTCGTCGGCCTGTCGAACGTCGTCGCAACGGCGGCCATACGCGCCGAAGCCGCACGGAACGGGAGCGCCGCCACCGGCGGCGAGGGTGATGCGGGCGCCGGTGCGGGCGGCGATGGTGGAGACGGCGGTACCGAGGGGGCGCCGCCTCGGCAGCCGTCGCTCGACGAGCAGATCGCGCAGCTCGAGGCGATGTCCGAGGCGGAGGTGGAGGCGGTCGTCGAGCGCGTCCTCGACCCGTCCCGGGAGGCCAGGGGGCCGGTCGATCCGTACGCGTTCCTGTCGACGGACTACGAGCCCGGGTCGACGACGGCGTCGGGTCGGATCACGTTCGTGTTCCAGGACACGGGCGGGGCGGCGACCGACGACCTCCCGCCGGCCGTGACGGAGGCGCAACTCGAGATCCGCGACCGGGCGGCCGAGGAGATCCGGCCCGAGGCGTTCGCGTTCGGCGTCGGCATCGTCGACGAGGAGGCCGGGGCCGCGACCGGCGAGAGCTTCGCGATCATCTCGCCCGTCGCGCTCCTCCTCATCGTCGCACTCCTCGGGCTCGCGTACCGGGACGTCCTCGACGTCGTCCTCGGGCTCGCCGGCGTCGTGCTCGTCCTCGCCTGGATGGGCGGCGCGATGGGGTGGCTCGGCATCGGCGTCACCCAGCTC
Proteins encoded in this region:
- a CDS encoding Rieske 2Fe-2S domain-containing protein, with protein sequence MATRTRLTSVESVHEEGSFLFAVRDEYGEDGEVVVVPCEDEVAAFRNYCMHETDQRLAREGIGAVVRDGEMICPRHGSTFDTCSGDCDNGKAAGMTLADVDVTVEDGQVYLVDDDLTYLYEGAVQDEDDDDGMPSSTSHINL
- a CDS encoding TrmB family transcriptional regulator: MSAQDAVTALERLGLPNYEARVFVALHELGGGTAQAVSDQSEVPRSQVYGTADELADRGLVEVVESSPKRYRPVALDTARGILAERIEREHDRAFENLEGIRATETDHGSGQDVSTLRGRQPIDDRIAALVREAELAVVLVAPVQTSLSADVADALREAAADCAVTVLTADPGVRDAFADDLVRVVVMSEDNPAVFAGRALMVDDSTVLLAVETDDEPVDEEAMWTGDSRIGRILAQFMQSGMESGTDRAD